A window of Babesia microti strain RI chromosome III, complete genome contains these coding sequences:
- a CDS encoding BMN2 family (overlaps_old_locusTagID:BBM_III00010;~overlaps_old_locusTagID:BBM_III00015) — MSLDNIKSSEAGGSGTGSSVTTPSVKSRGSSSSTGSSVSTPTIEPSNTIEITISDSTIDATKDASEFSNGKYKYSITDTNQQKELLDPKTINQLKFDDKELKFSNEAKLPKSDGGTNDGVKDITIYTCSDSHKKPILIQFSATIGKSTRYYFYKLKDNNEWKNEKLECTSISHQVDDNRIEYYETFCDGAFPPYNTEYGKQKCSEQK; from the coding sequence ATGTCattggataatattaaaagtAGTGAAGCTGGTGGTTCTGGCACTGGATCTAGTGTAACTACTCCAAGTGTTAAATCTAGGGGATCTAGTAGTTCTACTGGATCTAGTGTATCTACTCCAACTATTGAACCTAGTAATACCATTGAAATAACTATATCGGATAGTACAATTGATGCTACTAAAGATGCTAGTGAATTTTCTAAtggtaaatataaatacagCATAACTGATACAAATCAACAAAAAGAATTATTAGATccaaaaacaattaatcaacTTAAATTTGATGACAAAGAACTTAAATTTAGTAATGAAGCTAAACTTCCAAAAAGTGATGGAGGTACTAATGATGGTGTTAAggatataacaatatataccTGCAGTGATTCTCATAAAAAACCAatattaatacaattttctGCTACTATAGGAAAATCAACCCGCTATTATTTCTACAAATTGAAGGATAATAATGAATGgaaaaatgaaaaattagaaTGTACCAGTATTAGTCATCAAGTTGACGATAATCGTATTGAATATTATGAAACCTTTTGTGATGGTGCCTTTCCCCCTTATAATACAGAATATGGTAAACAAAAATGTAGTGAGCAAAAATGA
- a CDS encoding Tpr related protein, putative (overlaps_old_locusTagID:BBM_III00015), with amino-acid sequence MSNGNDNMKKTATVFSGLVFSFPLRLVITGASYAVVRFKLPPSEIGPFISILSNSMQITFILGILSINILIWCKVKDELRYISIVIYWLYLNIHLTMLIMIYSGDIKGNSNAYYWAMMIAGYLSGASGTCVLSVNGEYATIFTTTVPLSGMLMSGCNWIILKRISVISDYETSYKIIDYQIIIYIIMILITSILWTILFNVNADTNNSTTGNTTIVTMASIFGIFVSVCHWIILKYENGLLKYETSYKIINYQIIIYIIMILITSIIWLLGFNGKISSIISTNSVRKTATVFSGLVFSFPLRLVITGASYAVVRFKLPPSEIGPFISILSNSMQITFILGILSINILIWCKVQGNIIRYISIIINWLYLIIYLTMLIMIYSGDIKGNSNAYYWAMMIAGYLSGASGTCVLSVNGEYATIFTATVLLSGMLMSGCNWIILKRISVISDYETSYRIIDYQIIIYIIMILITSILWTILFIVNADTNNSTTGNTTIVTMASIFGIFVSVCHWIILKVVKLVVLALDLV; translated from the coding sequence ATGTCTAATGGTAATGATAATATGAAGAAGACAGCAACTGTCTTTTCTGGACTAGTTTTTTCATTTCCACTTCGTCTCGTTATAACAGGTGCCAGTTATGCAGTAGTAAGGTTCAAACTCCCGCCAAGTGAAATTGGACCATTTATTAGCATATTAAGTAACTCTATGCAAATCACATTCATTCTTggtattttatcaataaatatactaatatGGTGTAAAGTAAAGGATGAGCTTAGGTATATCTCTATCGTTATTTACTGGTTATATCTTAACATTCATTTAACAATgttaataatgatttacaGTGGTGATATTAAGGGTAATTCGAATGCATATTACTGGGCGATGATGATAGCAGGTTATTTAAGTGGAGCATCTGGTACATGTGTGTTAAGTGTGAATGGAGAGTATGCCACAATCTTCACAACCACAGTTCCTCTATCTGGAATGTTAATGTCAGGATGTaattggataatattgaaGCGTATAAGTGTAATATCAGATTATGAAACAAGTTACAAGATTATtgattatcaaataataatatatataataatgatattgataacatcaattttatggacaatattatttaatgtgAATGCAGATACTAATAATAGTACAACAGGTAATACTACAATCGTTACCATGGCATCtatatttggaatttttgtatcAGTATGTCattggataatattaaagtatgaaaatggattattaaaatatgagACAAGTTACAagattattaattatcaaataataatatacataataatgatattgataacatCGATTATATGGTTATTAGGATTTAATGGTAAGATCAGttcaataatatcaacaaattcTGTTAGAAAGACAGCAACTGTCTTTTCTGGACTAGTTTTTTCATTTCCACTTCGTCTCGTTATAACAGGTGCCAGTTATGCAGTAGTAAGGTTCAAACTTCCGCCAAGTGAAATTGGACCATTTATTAGCATATTAAGTAACTCTATGCAAATCACATTCATTCTTggtattttatcaataaatatactaatatGGTGTAAAGTACAGGGTAATATTATTAGGTATATATCTATCATTATTAACTGgttatatttgattatttatttaacaatgttaataatgatttacaGTGGTGATATTAAGGGTAATTCGAATGCATATTACTGGGCGATGATGATAGCAGGTTATTTAAGTGGAGCATCTGGTACATGTGTGTTAAGTGTGAATGGAGAGTATGCCACAATCTTCACAGCCACAGTTCTTCTATCTGGAATGTTAATGTCAGGATGTaattggataatattgaaGCGTATAAGTGTAATATCAGATTATGAAACAAGTTACAGGATTATtgattatcaaataataatatacataataatgatattgataacatcaattttatggacaatattatttattgtgaATGCAGATACTAATAATAGTACAACAGGTAATACTACAATCGTTACCATGGCATCtatatttggaatttttgtatcAGTATGTCattggataatattaaaagtAGTGAAGCTGGTGGTTCTGGCACTGGATCTAGTGTAA
- a CDS encoding BMN2 family (overlaps_old_locusTagID:BBM_III00020): MPLTTIALTISIVLDIHGSPSNGLYESNLFYTEGYGKYLTSPTKIKTIEFEGYKFEFDDDTLPKTPITKIHIITYDNKPILFEFMTNMYRPYRRFYYYTLDSKTNKLYNYVTAETGYNVEDSSGLKYYTELSKSGINDVLQDLAKNIDESNIEHLKTSDVIKGLNIAIEVYSNRVVEQIKSIKVVTPVELFDYKTEVSIESVDHESRDNSLAEVEEDGKAVQVGTQPVYEVNGAHNPSAQVLSQNNIIETLDDKSKVTHLRNISHEVNIELERHDISSLINQTSVDIDDTITNKYSNVITPEFFKCYEYDSKLSTKLFRYKIYKSQGDKLSRPNKIEKIKFFDYIIEFDDKAKLPIGGTVINIYIYTCKHHNPLLIQFVVFTDESCYYYYFYFLNSNINKWNNYKIKYNRRLKEYIDKDGIFYYEFSCFKWCVYFSFLNKFEDTVLARIHCNKGKCVNVNVDNIENKNLEIYLK; this comes from the coding sequence ATGCCATTAACAACTATCGCATTGACTATTTCAATCGTATTAGATATACATGGTTCTCCATCAAATGGCCTCTATGAATCTAACCTTTTTTACACGGAAGGTTAtggcaaatatttgacTAGTCCGACTAAGATAAAgacaattgaatttgaaggTTATAAATTCGAGTTTGATGATGATACATTACCTAAAACACCGATAACAAAAATCcatataataacatatgACAATAAACCgattttatttgaatttatgaCAAATATGTATCGTCCATACAGAAGATTTTACTACTATACTTTGGATAGtaaaactaataaattatataattatgtcaCTGCAGAAACTGGATATAATGTTGAGGATTCGAGTGGTCTAAAATACTACACTGAATTAAGTAAATCGGGAATAAATGATGTTTTACAAGATTTGGCAAAAAACATTGATGAAAGTAATATCGAGCATTTGAAGACATCAGATGTAATAAAAGGGTTAAATATTGCGATTGAAGTTTATTCAAACAGAGttgttgaacaaattaaatcGATAAAGGTAGTTACTCCAGTTGAATTATTCGATTATAAAACTGAAGTTTCAATTGAGTCTGTAGATCATGAATCGCGTGATAATTCATTGGCCGAAGTAGAGGAGGATGGAAAAGCTGTACAAGTTGGGACTCAACCTGTGTATGAGGTAAATGGTGCTCATAACCCATCTGCACAAGTGTTATCACagaataatattattgagACCTTGGACGATAAATCTAAAGTTACTCATTTGAGAAATATTTCGCATGAGGTTAACATTGAATTGGAGCGTCATGATATCTCTAGTCTGATTAATCAAACTAGCGTTGACATAGATGATActattacaaataaatacagTAATGTAATTACACCTGAGTTTTTTAAGTGTTATGAATATGATAGTAAACtttcaacaaaattatttagatacaagatatataaatcacaaggagataaattatcacgtccaaataaaattgaaaaaatcaaattttttgattatataattgaatttgatgataaaGCGAAATTGCCAATTGGCGGTACtgttattaatatatacatctaTACTTGCAAGCATCACAATCCACtattaattcaatttgtgGTTTTTACGGATGAATCCTGCTACTATTACTACTTCTACTTTTTGAATagtaatataaataaatggaataattacaaaataaaatataatagaaGATTAAAggaatatattgataagGATGGCATTTTTTATTATGAATTCTCATGTTTTAAATGGTGTGTCTATTTTTCTTTccttaataaatttgaggATACAGTATTAGCAAGAATACATTGTAATAAAGGgaaatgtgtaaatgtaaatgtagATAACATTGAGAATaagaatttggaaatttatctaaaataa
- a CDS encoding protein arginine N-methyltransferase 5 (overlaps_old_locusTagID:BBM_III00025): MSLPLIGVTIAKPLDITSALKIIENERITFIACPLICPVTNTMPNDDFNAVNEFTAYYDSFHKLSSEDFYSKVVGLTMPYCGTGLLSKELEWSAYLGTRALIVQPPAAALNSPEFSQFANCLNNVFEISPLTSIWLKLSVLDNLDIWRSLHKFCGPFSSITIILSFLADGVDTIDYLCNYWEDNLARSLQSIPTSAILISTKYFHRNDQGSLTLGPLNSVIQHYINTNTKILITGDDCDNILDNSNLLNDILAVLMSFTANKLVTANKDYWDLPQNPLQPLRDNLQFRCYENFELSRSKYYTYQLAIQDYISISIKHSKGIDCVVFLVAGCGRGPLIQSIINAQLCILGHVKYCVVAIDKNPHSLTTVKSKTKDPNWEKVIVLNCDMRGTAFIKVLRALIKDKECDLCVVSELLGSSGDNELAPECLGGLSDSLDTSGITQLCSVTYIPHDCLNFWEPIYAPKLYQNIQRLAATTPSILDSPSVSCLNCISRPCEIMAGFKFDFPSNAQDNFSRYVSIEFTANYTSEIHGFAGYFLSNLHGNYFISILPEKYPHESHDISWFPLFLPLRTPLFVNKGDKFTFHLWRKQHSTSVWYEWAVANPLLSQLYNSRGKSWSISKVV; encoded by the coding sequence ATGTCACTGCCGCTAATCGGCGTAACAATTGCCAAGCCATTAGATATCACGAGTGctttaaaaattatcgAAAATGAACGAATTACATTCATTGCATGCCCGCTGATATGCCCTGTTACTAACACAATGCCTAATGACGATTTTAATGCCGTAAACGAATTTACAGCCTACTATGATTCCTttcacaaattatcaagtgAAGATTTTTACTCCAAAGTTGTAGGTTTAACCATGCCTTACTGTGGCACTGGTTTGTTATCTAAGGAATTAGAATGGTCAGCTTACCTGGGAACTAGGGCATTGATAGTTCAACCCCCCGCTGCAGCTCTCAATTCTCCCGAATTCTCTCAATTTGCCAATTGTCTAAACAACGTATTTGAGATCAGCCCCCTTACATCCATTTGGCTGAAACTTTCAGTACTTGACAATCTGGATATTTGGCGTTCTTTGCACAAATTTTGTGGCCCATTTTCCTCTATTACTATCATCCTATCATTTCTAGCTGATGGTGTTGACACTATTGACTATTTGTGCAATTACTGGGAGGACAACTTGGCTAGGTCACTGCAATCTATTCCTACTTCGGCAATACTAATTAGTACCAAATATTTCCACCGGAATGATCAAGGCTCCCTAACTTTGGGGCCACTAAACAGTGTTATCCAGCATTACATCAACACAAATACTAAAATACTCATAACTGGTGATGATTGTGATAACATACTCGATAATTCAAACCTGCTAAACGATATACTAGCTGTACTAATGTCATTTACtgcaaataaattggttaCTGCGAATAAGGATTATTGGGACCTGCCTCAAAATCCACTGCAACCTCTAAGGGATAATCTGCAGTTCCGTTGCTACGAAAACTTTGAACTTTCACGCTCAAAATATTACACCTATCAGCTAGCCATACAGGACTACATATCTATATCTATAAAACATTCTAAAGGCATAGATTGTGTGGTGTTTCTCGTGGCTGGCTGTGGCAGGGGGCCACTAATACAATCCATAATCAACGCACAACTTTGCATACTAGGTcatgttaaatattgtgtTGTTGCCATTGACAAAAATCCACATTCACTTACTACGGTAAAATCGAAAACTAAAGACCCAAACTGGGAGAAGGTCATTGTACTAAACTGTGATATGAGGGGTACGGCATTTATCAAGGTTCTAAGGGCACTAATAAAAGATAAGGAGTGTGATTTGTGTGTTGTCAGTGAACTGCTTGGCTCATCAGGGGATAATGAATTAGCCCCAGAGTGTCTCGGTGGTTTATCCGATTCACTAGATACTAGTGGCATAACACAATTATGCTCCGTGACTTATATACCACACGATTGTTTAAACTTTTGGGAACCGATTTACGCGCCAAAActttatcaaaatatacaGCGGCTGGCTGCAACAACCCCAAGCATATTGGATTCCCCTTCAGTGAGCtgtttaaattgtatatcaAGGCCATGTGAAATTATGGCCGGGTTTAAGTTTGATTTCCCATCAAATGCTCAAGACAATTTTTCGCGCTATGTGTCAATAGAATTCACCGCGAATTACACAAGTGAGATCCACGGTTTTGCTGGTTACTTTTTATCCAATCTACATggcaattattttatatctatattaCCAGAGAAGTACCCACATGAATCGCATGATATTTCATGGTTTCCATTGTTTTTACCACTCAGAACACcattatttgttaataaagGTGATAAATTCACATTCCACTTGTGGAGAAAGCAACATTCTACTAGCGTGTGGTATGAGTGGGCTGTGGCAAATCCGCTGCTGTCACAGTTATACAATTCAAGGGGTAAGTCATGGTCCATTTCCAAGGTTGTTTGA
- a CDS encoding protein transport protein SEC24 (overlaps_old_locusTagID:BBM_III00030): protein MSSNRKPASSPFGQPPAASPFLNQSFHRSLSKSAPPLTDQPTNQITCHQTLAHGQTAGYGQTVSSNFSSRLNCVSQEDRQKELGLVNANKAFIRTTCGLFPSSTNLIQKANIPVGAVITPMAPIETNVPVVSHGNSLVIRCKLCRTYINPFIKVKGNGSWWLCNMCGVSNETPEQYIHLLAKQASQPDTIPCDEDPLGILNGSVEFVASVDYMVRPPQPPTFMFVIDVSAPAVQSGMLELVCNVIKNALSDKHTHGSHNNRTLVGIITYDSSVHFYDLNAGNKTAKMLVISDLEDMFLPLPRDILVNLSESYKVIEGLLDNLPSTWKDTKISGNCMGSAISAAHLALRQIGGQMCVFTSLPPTLGEYFSKVSYKESQSNSLVSTFRDFCTTLSQSNISIELFVCTSQPVDITTLQTLTDQTAGSIHYYPSKTHHYNYKLRNELYHVLTRETGWEAVMRVRVSKGWKITNWFGHYYLRGSDLLVLPTCHSDQTFSITFDIQENVTQESIAYFQSALLYTNSDGERRIRVHNFAVPVTDNYNEFVKTLDPEACMALLCHQSIQTAKNGRLADGRNFLQSSCSKICQQQAGGITEQTKMLAMYSLGLLKSVVFRETKDVTPDLRSYHWSRLQSLPVDFVAAFCYPPLYPLHDLNALDSAESMAGILPEKLSLSHENLSQDGAYLLEDGESMYLWIGRAINSQWLQSVFGVHTIENLHPESAVSYIGSGGSTLGVKIQNIIRTLRNYRSSYMPLNIIRQGDPMEFKFYAFLVDDKSQALMLTLSEFIDKIAPKSPLNFQTSVSQPMLQHMPSPDPYRFGFSSAPPQPGKPGPMGSGYGPPPKFAPPPPPQKFNS, encoded by the exons ATGTCCTCAAATCGTAAACCTGCTAGTAGCCCTTTTGGTCAACCGCCGGCTGCCTCGCCATTTCTCAATCAGTCATTCCATCGTTCACTATCAAAATCTGCTCCACCACTCACGGATCAACCAACAAATCAGATCACATGTCATCAAACTTTGGCCCATGGACAGACTGCTGGGTATGGGCAAACTGTTAGCAGTAACTTCTCCTCAAGGTTAAACTGTGTGTCACAGGAAGATAGACAAAAG GAACTCGGTTTAGTGAACGCAAACAAGGCCTTCATACGCACAACTTGTGGTCTCTTCCCCTCCAGCACCAATTTGATCCAAAAGGCAAATATTCCAGTGGGAGCGGTTATCACGCCTATGGCCCCCATTGAAACGAATGTTCCAGTAGTGTCCCATGGCAATTCATTAGTAATACGCTGCAAATTATGTCGTACATACATTAACCCTTTTATCAAGGTGAAAGGAAATGGTTCTTGGTGGCTCTGCAATATGTGCGGGGTATCTAATGAGACGCCCGAACAGTATATCCACCTACTAGCTAAGCAa gcTAGCCAACCTGACACAATACCATGCGATGAGGACCCATTGGGAATTCTGAATGGATCAGTTGAGTTTGTCGCCTCGGTTGATTACATGGTCAGGCCACCCCAACCTCCGACCTTTATG TTCGTTATTGATGTTTCGGCACCAGCCGTACAGTCTGGAATGCTTGAGCTTGTATGTAATGTAATTAAGAATGCGCTTAGCGATAAACATACCCATGGTTCGCACAACAATAGGACCTTAGTGGGCATAATAACATACGACTCTAGTGTACACTTTTACGATTTGAATGCGGGCAATAAGACGGCAAAGATGCTAGTCATATCGGATTTGGAAGACATGTTTTTGCCATTGCCTCGGGACATTCTGGTTAACCTATCCGAATCCTATAAG GTTATTGAAGGTTTATTGGACAATTTACCCAGTACCTGGAAGGACACTAAAATCTCGGGGAATTGCATG GGTTCAGCAATTAGTGCTGCCCATTTAGCTTTGAGACAGATTGGGGGACAAATGTGCGTTTTCACATCCTTGCCTCCCACTCTAGGCGAATATTTTAGCAAGGTTTCTTACAAGGAATCCCAGTCTAATTCCTTAGTTTCAACATTCAGAGATTTTTGTACAACCCTAAGCcaatcaaatatttcaattgaaCTGTTCGTCTGTACTTCCCAGCCCGTGGATATTACTACTCTACAGACTTTGACCGACCAGACTGCTGGGAGCATCCACTACTATCCGTCTAAGACTCATCACTACAATTATAAGCTTAGGAACGAGTTGTACCACGTTTTAACTAGGGAAACTGG GTGGGAAGCGGTGATGAGAGTGAGAGTCAGCAAAGGGTGGAAGATTACTAATTGGTTTGGACATTACTATTTGCGTGGGTCTGACCTCCTGGTGTTGCCTACATGCCACTCGGACCAGACCTTCTCTATTACTTTTGACATACAA GAAAATGTTACTCAGGAGTCAATAGCTTATTTCCAATCGGCATTGCTTTATACAAATTCAGATGGTGAACGAAGAATACGCGTGCACAATTTTGCTGTGCCTGTAACGGATAACTACAATGAATTTGTGAAGACTTTGGACCCAGAGGCCTGCATGGCACTTTTATGTCACCAATCGATCCAGACA GCCAAAAATGGCAGATTAGCTGATGGGCGTAACTTTTTACAATCTTCGTGCTCCAAAATTTGCCAGCAGCAAGCGGGAGGGATCACTGAACAAACGAAAATGTTGGCTATGTATAGTTTGGGTCTGCTTAAAAGCGTTGTGTTTAGGGAGACAAAGGACGTAACGCCAGATTTGCGTAGCTATCATTGGTCAAGGTTACAGTCACTTCCTGTGGACTTTGTGGCGGCTTTTTGTTACCCCCCCCTTTATCCACTACATGATTTGAATGCCTTGGATTCTGCTGAAAG TATGGCCGGTATATTGCCGGAGAAACTGAGCCTAAGTCACGAAAACCTGTCGCAGGATGGAGCATATCTACTCGAAGATGGTGAATCCATGTACCTGTGGATAGGGAG GGCTATAAACTCGCAATGGTTACAATCAGTGTTTGGCGTACATACAATTGAGAATCTGCATCCTGAATCTGCTGTTTCTTATATTGGTTCGGGGGGTAGTACCTTGGGCGTCAAAATACAAAACATAATTAGAACACTGCGCAATTATAGGTCTTCGTATATGCCACTGAACATTATAAGGCAGGGTGATCCTATGGAGTTTAAATTTTACGCGTTCCTGGTGGACGATAAGTCGCAGGCGCTGATGCTGACACTGAGCGagtttattgataaaattg CCCCCAAATCTCCGCTAAATTTTCAGACATCTGTCTCACAGCCAATGCTGCAGCATATGCCATCTCCAGATCCATATCGATTCGGATTCTCTAGTGCTCCCCCACAACCAGGCAAGCCAGGACCAATGGGCAGTGGATACGGGCCACCCCCAAAATTTGCTCCTCCACCCCCTCCACAAAAATTCAACTCATAA
- a CDS encoding hypothetical protein (overlaps_old_locusTagID:BBM_III00035), with product MSKFPKHSSGGQPEHTHRQLQPIQPNMQPQHSTNRQNYPMGYQPLVSNIPLNVSMPSSIGGIAMDKNVVILGNRQMGIKWQHMPQIKQYPMSQVPMKMMPMTPVVMIPNSGVKMVPSHLCNLNPHQINQMATSNTDKNRRMCVARAMTTATTAAATSASIASGTNYSGKQSHITTTNMALDLQLQDLVAICLGRIYQTNGIWISLVSERDIIDHLKSSFLQRLGVMYNEACKFHQYSLDLEKKRLSNKKSIISPDQDLKPLTEYFWHKGRMERIMKNYKNIAKMTIEQKDDDKSDKDKGASMNTDSDTNNSGFFNTNIGGSQINSMSISRVSPNVMQTIEYSEVAYNQRILLAKVNLQNIRATLCGDKCEKFMPGVFRHSQLNLIESMLSRT from the exons ATGTCAAAATTTCCCAAACATTCCTCTGGTGGGCAGCCAGAGCATACGCACCGGCAGTTGCAACCCATACAGCCAAATATGCAGCCACAGCATTCGACTAATAGGCAAAATTATCCCATGGGTTATCAACCTTTGGTTTCTAATATTCCATTGAATGTTTCCATGCCTAGTTCTATTGGTGGTATTGCTATGGACAAAAATGTTGTTATACTTGGCAATCGACAGATGGGAATAAAATGGCAACATATGCcacaaattaaacaatatcCTATGTCGCAAGTGccaatgaaaatgatgCCAATGACTCCAGTTGTGATGATCCCAAATTCCGGTGTAAAGATGGTTCCGTCACATCTGTGTAACTTAAATCCACATCAAATCAATCAAATGGCCACATCTAATACGGATAAGAATAGGCGTATGTGCGTAGCAAGGGCAATGACTACGGCTACAACCGCCGCGGCCACCAGCGCCTCTATCGCCAGCGGTACTAATTATAGCGGAAAGCAATCTCACATCACCACGACCAATATGGCCCTGGACCTACAGCTACAGGATCTGGTGGCCATTTGTCTGGGCAGAATTTACCAGACCAACGGGATCTGGATATCATTAGTTAGCGAACGGGACATAATTGATCACTTGAAATCGTCATTTCTACAGAGACTTGG AGTGATGTACAATGAAGCCTGCAAATTTCACCAGTACAGCCTTGACCTAGAGAAAAAAAGATTATCTAACAAAAAGTCAATAATAAGCCCAGATCAGGATCTAAAGCCATTGACTGAATATTTTTGGCACAAGGGAAGAATGGAACGCATA ATGAAAAACTACAAAAATATAGCAAAGATGACAATTGAGCAGAaagatgatgataaaaGTGACAAGGATAAGGGAGCTAGCATGAATACCGATTCTGACACGAACAATAGTGGTTTCTTCAACACCAACATTGGAGGGAGccaaataaattcaatgaGCATTAGCCGAGTCTCTCCCAATGTTATGCAGACAATTGAGTATTCTGAG gtTGCATATAATCAACGGATTTTGTTGGCTAAAGTAAATCTTCAAAACATCCGCGCTACTCTATGTGGTGATAAGTGTGAGAAGTTCATGCCCGGCGTATTTAGACACTCACAGTTGAACTTAATCGAGAGTATGCTGTCTAGGACATAG
- a CDS encoding hypothetical protein (overlaps_old_locusTagID:BBM_III00040): MINNILKQTLIKSRKYYSVKRFPWSEYDEIASILHSNHPFIDPLQLRFHELHEMVTDLVDKPNECSEGKLEAIQMAWFNLKQE, from the coding sequence ATGATTAACAACATATTAAAACAAACACTCATAAAATCTCGCAAATATTACAGTGTCAAAAGGTTTCCCTGGTCGGAGTATGATGAAATAGCTTCAATACTACATAGTAATCACCCTTTTATTGATCCATTACAGCTTCGCTTCCACGAGCTCCATGAAATGGTTACAGATCTTGTAGATAAGCCGAATGAATGTTCAGAAGGCAAACTGGAGGCCATTCAAATGGCTTGGTTCAATCTAAAACAGGAATGA
- a CDS encoding cytochrome c oxidase subunit 2, putative (overlaps_old_locusTagID:BBM_III00045): MVVLDLLTGFRPIKSRMPIGTHFSAQNLFLTTNRNNWVNISKFSINRRLISSSNNKYSNDNAKNCTDNINVDNYKGGKYFGKGFPLPSGPDENELPKLEFGKPTGMYKMIRHSHGDPRGHLNSDGTIKHQYGSEEFHWQDNYTDVPKQNIVIVDGEKMIIGKDTRPMEKLYGLPQTNIPFTPRQRLNVWGNYNTILKAEFCFFWIPAFIIISLAVPCYTMLYMMDEAICTTMTVKVIGRQWYWIYEVESPAA, encoded by the exons atggTTGTCTTAGACCTACTAACCGGTTTTAGGCCAATAAAATCGCGCATGCCAATTGGCACTCATTTTTCCGctcaaaatttgtttttgacCACAAATAGAAACAATTGGGTTAACATCTCTAAGTTTTCAATAAATCGCCGTCTCATTTCATCCTCTAACAACAAGTATAGTAATGACAACGCTAAAAACTGCACAGATAACATTAACGTGGATAATTACAAGGGTGGAAAGTATTTCGGCAAAGGGTTTCCCCTGCCTAGTGGCCCTGATGAGAATGAATTACCAAAACTTGAGTTTGGCAAACCCACTGGCATGTACAAAATGATTAGGCATTCGCATGGCGATCCAAGAGGCCATTTGAACTCCGATGGCACAATTAAACACCAATATGGCAGTGAAGAATTCCATTGGCAAGACAATTATACCGATGTACCAAAACAAAATATCGTTATTGTTGATGGGGAGAAGATGATAATTGGCAAGGATACTAGGCCTATGGAGAAACTCTACGGTTTGCCACAA acaaaCATACCATTTACCCCTCGCCAACGTTTGAATGTATGGGGGAATTACAACACCATTCTCAAGGCAGAGTTTTGTTTTTTTTGGATCCCTgcatttattatcattagcTTGGCAG TCCCCTGTTACACTATGCTGTACATGATGGATGAAGCCATTTGCACGACAATGACAGTCAAAGTCATAGGCAGGCAGTG GTATTGGATTTATGAAGTGGAATCCCCTGCAGCATAA